The genomic stretch AGCACGCGACGGATTTCGCGCTGTGGAAATTCAGTCCACCCCGCACCACGCGGCAAATGGAGTGGGATAGCCCATGGGGCCGGGGTTTTCCCGGTTGGCATATCGAATGCTCGGCGATGTCGGCGAAATACCTCGGCCCATGGTTCGACATTCATTGCGGAGGAGAGGATCACATTGCCGTGCATCACAGCAATGAAATCGCTCAGACCCAGGCGCGCCATGGAACCCGCCTCGCGAACTTCTGGATGCACGGCCATTTCCTCACGCAAGACGCCGGCAAGATGTCGAAGTCGGGCGGCGACTTCGTGCGTTTGCAGACCTTGACCGATCGAGGCATCGATCCGCTCGCGTATCGCTACTTATGCCTGGGCGCGCACTACCGGAGCACGCTGCGCTTCAATCTCGAAGCGCTCGATGCCGCGCAATCCGCGTTGGACCGTTTGCGTAGAGCTTATGTGCAATGGCCCGAAGGGGGCATGGCCGATGCGAATAGCGTCGAACGTTTCAAGGCTGAGGTCGATCAGGATCTGAATCTGCCGCGTGCACTCGCTGTGCTGTGGGATGTGGTAAGAAGCGATCTCCCGGCGCCGACGCGACGGGCGACGGTGGATCGATTCGACGCCGTGCTCGGACTTCGGCTTGCCGACTGGAAGGAAGATGTGCCTGCGATTCCCGCCGATATCGCGCTTCTCTTCGACGAGCGTGAAAAGGCACGCGCGGCTAAGGACTGGAACGAGGCTGACCGTCTGCGTGAGCAACTAAGAGTTGAAGGCTGGATAGTGGAAGACGGTCTGGGTGGACGGGTGCTGCGTCCGCGCGATACAGGGAAGTAACGATGTCCTGGCGTGGCGGCGCAAGGCGTTTTCAGGCGGCTGCCATGCTCGCGTGGCTGAAGGCGCATCGACAGGATCGAACGTCGATCTGCGCGTGAAAAGCGGGACCATGAAAGTAGACGGGCCACCATGCTGGCCCGTCTACTTTCGTGCGGTTTCTAGCATTGCCTAAAGCGGCACCACCACTGGCTCAGAGTGGCAAGGCGGCTTGCCGTATGGGAAATGGACAGGCCCACACCCCCAATGAATCGGCGGACACTCCCAGCCGCGCCGAATGACAACAGGCGGCATCATTCCACCGGGGCAAGCAGACGGTGCTTCCCGCGTGAGGCAGGCGATGCCGCCGCGGACGGATTGCGACGCCGAGCGGTCGAGTTCGTCGACGCGGGGCAGGTCTTTGAGGACTAGCGCTTTCATGGTGGATCTCCGGCAAGGTTGGATTAGCAGTGAGCCCGGGTATCGCCGCGCTCATTGGTTCCCAGTGCACACACCATGCCATCCGCCGCAAAGCCGCATGCCGTCCACATTCGACGATCTTGCGCACACAAGGTGGTTGGGATGGACCGACTCGCGACGCAACAGTGTCGGCACACTGCCAACATCCCCGCCCTCTATGGCGAACGAGACCGACCGCCTCGCAGTGGGATATCGCGTGCCGATCGATCCCGCGTTCGAATAACGTCGAATAACGGCGCGTGCCCTCAACCCTGCACGCCGCGCCATCCGGAGAGCAGCGCGGGCAAGTCGGCCATGTCCCGGAAGACGTGAACCGCGCCAGCGCCATGCAAGGCAGTTACGCTGCTGTGGCTCAGTTCTTTCGGACAGTAGCCGAACACCGTGGCGCCGGCGGCCACGCCTGCGGTCGCGCCCGTAACGGTATCTTCAACGACCGCGCAACGCTGCGGGTTCACGCCCAGCCCCGCGGCGGCGGCAAGGTAGACATCGGGATACGGCTTGCTACGCGGTGTTTCGTGACCGCTGAAGATGCGCCCTTCGAAGCAGTCGAGAATACCGGCCTTCGCCAGTTGCAATTCCACTTTGATGCGATCGGCGCCGGACGCGACAGCAATGCGTCCGTTGAGCGACGCGTAAAGCGCGCGCACTGTTGACGCCGCGCCGTCAATCGCCACCAGCTCGCGATCGAGCGCCTCATTTCGGCGCGCACGAAACTGCCTGAGCCAATCCGTTGTAATCGCGAAGCCGGTACGCGCTTCGATGAGGGCGGCTTCGTCCTTGACGGCCTTGCCGACAAAAATGCGCATCGTCTCTTCGACACTCAATTGCCAGCCCAACTCGCCGAGCATCTCGGTCAGCACACGATTGGTGATCGGTTCGGAGTCGACGAGTACGCCGTCGCAGTCGAAGAGTACGGCGTCGAAAGGGAAATCGGCCATCGGGCAGGGTACGGATAGAGGTCGCGGAACCGGCAAGGATACCTCACCGGCTCGCGCGACACCGCGCAAAGGCTCCTGCGGGAACTCAGGACCCTGCAGCCTTGTACCCGTCACTCAGCGTTTTCATAAACGCAATGATGTCCTGAATATCCCGATCCGTCATGGCCGGCTGATCGCCGAATTTTCGGTCAAACGGCGCATCGGCGACGTCGACATTGGCGTGATACTGCGCCGGCAGATCGTTGTACTTCTGTACCTTGCCCGAAGCATCCCGCGGATAGATCTTCTCAGGCGCCGTATTGCGCAGGTTGTAGAAGTCCATGACCTGTTTGAGATCGTGATAAACGCCGTTATGGAAGAACACCTTGCGCTCGGCCACATTGCGCAGCGTCGGCGTCAGGAACATCCCGCAGTACTGCGTTTCCTTGGTCATGTCATCGCGGAACGGCCCGCACACGCCCATATCGAAGAACTTCGGATCCCTATTGGCCGGAATGGCCGGATTGCGCGGCACCCCAAGCGCCTCGTACTGAGTGTCGGTGAACACTGGCGGCAAGCCATCCTTGCTGGGCTGACTCAAGTGGCAACCCGCACAATTAGCCTTGTCCTTATCGTTGAACAACTGCAAGCCATGTAATTCGGCGTGGGTCAGCCGCGCTTTACCTTCGAGCCAGTAATCGTACTTGCTGGTGAAAGCGTGGAATGACTGATCTTCGGTCTGATACCGTCCCACTGCGAACATGGCTTCCGAGATCAACAGGCTCGGATTGTTGACGATACCCGCTCCGAAGATCTGTTTGAACTGGTCCAGATATTTGGTTTGCAGCAGCTTGCGCGCCACATCTTCTTGCGTTGCATTGGCCATCTCCACCGGATTCATCAGCGGACCGATTGCCTGGATTTGCAGCGTATCGGCGCGGCCGTCCCAGAACAGTCCGCCTTGCGGCACCATCGCCGGAGCGGCAGGCGCGGCAAGCGCGGTCTTTTGCGCCCGCTGCACGCCGGCGGCCTGTGACGCCAGTTGCGTCATATCCACCGGCACGTCGGTATCGCCTTGATCCGGTCCGATGCTGAACGGCGCCTGACGGTACAGATACGTCAGCGACGGCGGCGGCCGGTAGCCGGCCTGATTCATGTGCGCGCCGCCGAGTTGAACCGGGAACGCGTTATCCGGCGCGTACGAATGCTGTGGGGAGTGGCACGACGCACACGACTGCGTACCCGACGCCGATAACGACGGGTCGAAGAAAATCTGTTTGCCGAGCAGCGCAACCGCGCTCAGCGGCGCGTTTTGCGGACTCATCAAATGAACCGGATGAGGATTCGCGCCGGTGATTTCTTCGACGATCGAGCCGACAGCGGGCGGCATCCGCTCCGGGTAGACGAGCGCGTACGCGCAAACCACGACGAGCGCGAGCACCATGCCGGCGGCGCTCCAGACGAGCAGCCTGAGCCACCGGCGAGGGGTCATGACGGCAGGCGCACCGGAAGGGCAGTCCACACGCGTGCCGCTCAGCTGGCCGGCGGTGCCGACAACTTCGTACCCAGGTTCTCGTCCAGATACACCGTCGGATTGTTGCCCGAGCCCGAGAAGTTGAACATGTTCATGATGCTGCCCGCCGTTGCATCGAACGAACCGTTGCCAAGGCGTTGACCGGCAAGCCAGTTGTCCTCGATGAACTTGACCACGGATGCCTGGGTGATCGGCGTATCGTCGACGAAGTTGACCTTCGCCCACGGCGACACCACGATAAACGGCGTGCGCGTACCCGGGCCGCAACGACCGTTCACCGGGCCGCCATTCACGCCCGGCGGTCGAACCGCGCCCGTTGCCGTGCACTGACCCGCGCCGATCAAATTGTCGCTGCCGGCCACCGTCTTGCCGCCCACGGATTGCGCCCTGGCCGAATCGAACGACGCGCTCGTCGGCGCCTTGTAGCGGTGGTCGTACCAACCATCCGAATCGTCGTAGGCGATGATCACGGCGGAGTTCTTCCAGTCAGGCTGTTGCTGCAGGAAGTTGATCACCTTCGTGACGAAGGCCTGCTCGTCGATCGGGTCCGAATTGCCCGGGTGACCGTCGCTGATTGCCGGCGCCTTCAGGAAGCTCACCGACGGGTAGTTGCCCGCTTTCACCGCGGCGAAGAAGTCATCGGTGTCGTACTGGTGGTGAACCGGCGTTGCCGTGTTGTCGAGCGGATCGGTCATGCCGATCACCGCCGCCGACGACGGACGCGTGTGCGCGAGGTTGGCCGTGGTCGCGTAGTACTGGAACCACGCGTGATGCTGCACATAGTCAGCCTTGGTCGCGTTCAGCACTGGCGAGAACGTCGAACGTGCGCAACCGGTGGTGCCGTTGGGATTGGTGGTCGTCAGGTTGAAGCCGCCCATGAAGCCGCCCCACGTCAGGCCCTTCGCGTTGAGCAGGTCGCCGATGTTCTTGTTGTTCGACGACATCGCGGCCGTCACCGTGCTGCCTGCCGCGGTCGTGCAGACGTCACCGGTCGGGTCGAGGTCGCCGATCAAGGTGAAGCCACCGGTTGAATCCGGAATCGCGTTGGCCGAGGTTCCGCCAGTCACCACGACTCCGTTGTTCTGGCCCGAGACGACTTCGAGTGCGCCAGGTGTCGACGGACCGTACGTGTCCGTGTACGCGTTCTGGTTCATCGCGAAGTTCTGCGCGTAGTTCCACAATGCCGTGACCGTGTTGCCGTCGAAGTAGCCGAGCACCTGGCCCTTCGTGGCGAACGCGCCGGTGCTGCCGGCAATCGTCGAACCTGACGCCGTGAACAGCGGGAACGAGTCCATCGCGCCGTTGTTATACGCGAGTTGTTCGGCGGCGTACGCGTGGTTCTGGCTCGACGTATTGGCTTGCGAACGATCGAGACGGAACGGCAGCAGGTCGGCTGCCGGCAGGCCGAGGCCCGCGATCGTCACGGCGCCGACCGTGCGGCCTGCCGTGTTCGGCGAGGTTGCCAGCGCGTTCGGGTTCGCGGCGATCAGGTTATTGCTGCTGAGGTTGTTGACCGCGGGCGTGCCTGCGGCTGCCGTAAATTGCGGTTCGCCGACCGGGTTGCTGGCTTGCGGGTAGGTCGCGAAGTAGTGGTCGAACGAGACGTTCTCGCCGAAGATCACCACCACGTGCTTGATCGGCGTGGCCGTCGCAACCACATCCTGCGCCGATACCGTTGCCGCGATAGCCCGCGCCGACGCCGCCGAGTTCACGCTATTGTTGCCGCATGCTGCGAGCGCAAGCATCGCGGCAAACGGGATGGGTAAGAGCGTTCTACGGAACATGTGACTGGCTCCAGATTCGGCTTCGCCGTTCAGCGTTTCCAGTGATGCACGTGTGGATGTTCGCTGGGGATACGGTTAGGAATACAGCAGAGATATCTTACCGCTAGCAACTGCGCGCATTGAAACATCTGCTGATTACGATTTAAGGGCGCGAATATTACGTTTTTCATCTATTTCCATTCATTTAAATAACGTTTACTGTCGTTCTGCTTGCGCGTGGCCGCAACGTGAAGGCCGTTCTGTCCGTCATGACTTGCCTGCTCCAGCGTGTTTCTTTCAAAGCAAATCACAGCGACGGATTTTTCCGGCTGCTGCGTTCAAGAAGAAACGCAGCCGCTTATGGCTTCGGCTCTTATGGGAGAAACCAGCATGACATCGACCAAACCGGTCCGCCTTCTGACTTCCGTGCTCGCTGCAGCGATCACGTGCGCCGCAGCGCTGACAGCTGCGCCCGCCTTCGCGCAGGCGGTGATCGTCGCGCCAATGGCGCCCCCGCCGCCGCGCGTCGAAGTGATGCCGGCGCCGCGTGCAGGCTACGTCTGGGATCAGGGACGCTGGCGCTGGGACCACGGCCGTTATGTGTGGGTGCCGGGCCACTGGCGGCCGGTTCGTGCCGGCTATCGCTGGGTGCCGGGGCATTGGGTGCAGCGCGGCCCGCACTGGCGCTGGGTCGAAGGGCATTGGGCCTGAACGTTGAGCATCGTGGCTCGCCTGGGCGCGCTTCGGCCCGCCTGGGTACGCTTTGCAACCCAACCGGACAGGTTCCTATGAAAACGCTTGTGATCATTCTGCTGGCGGCCACGCTCGCCGGCTGTGTCGTCTACCCGGCGCACCCGGCCTATTATCGACCGCCAGTCGTCGTATATTGATTGCAATGTACGTTGCAATCTATCCGGTGCGCGCCGTTCGAACCGTTGCGCGCACAACCAATCGATCCGCGCTTCGCATTTTGCGCGCGCTGTGGAGCCGCATGCCTTGAGCGAACGCGATCCCGATGCGGAACTGCTGGCGGGAGTTGCCCGGCAAGACCCGGCCGCCGTCCGCTCGCTCGTCGCGCGCAAGTTGCCGCGTCTGCTCGCGCTCGCCACGCGCATGCTGGGGGATCGCATGGAAGCGGAAGATGTGGCGCAGGAGGTCTTCGTGCGGATCTGGAAACAGGCGTCGCGCTGGCGGGAAGGTGAGGCGAAGGTCGATACGTGGGTGCATCGCGTGGCGCTCAATCTTTGTTATGACCGGTTGCGCGGCCGCCGCGAAGTTCCGCACGACGACATGCCCGATGAGGTCGACCCCGCCGCATTGCCCGACGCCACCCTCGAAGCGCGCGCCCAGGACGAGCGCGTTCGCGAGGCGCTCGCCGCATTACCGGCGCGACAGCGCGAGGCAGTCGTGCTCAATTACTACCAGGAGATGTCGAACATCGACGCTGCCGCCCTGATGGGCATTACGGTCGATGCGTTGGAAAGTCTGCTGGCACGCGCGCGCCGCAATCTGCGCGCCCAACTGGCCGGCAGCGGCCTTAGCAAGGACAAGTCATGACGCCCGAAAGATTTCATCAGATCGTCGAAGCCTATGGCGCCGATCCGCACCGCTGGCCGCAGCAGGAACGCGCAGCGGCGGAGGCGTGGGCCGCGGCGCATCGTGTCGAGGCCGATACGGCGTTGGCGGACGCGGTCGGCATCGACGCATGGCTGGCGGCCGATAAGCTCGAGCCGCCGGGCGCGGCGTTGCAGCAGCGCATCATTGGCAGCGCACCGGGACGGCGGCCCATAGCGCCGCGCCGGCGCTTGTGGTGGTCGGGCGCGGCGGTGGCAGGCGTCGGCTTGCTGGGTGGCGTGGCCGGCGCTTTTGCGGTGTCGTTTTTCGTTTTGACGGGGGCGGTTCCGCCAGTGCATGAGTTCTCTTATTTAACTTCGAGCTTCGGCGGTTCATCCGCCGATTGGAGCGGCGAATGAACGGCCGGTCATGGAAAATCGTGCTGGTGGCTTCGCTGGTGCTCAACGTGTTCCTGCTGGGTGCGATTGTCGGTGGTACTTATCAATGGTTCGCGGCGCATGGTGCGATGACCCCGGTGCTGGCGCAGCAGCGCACGGCGCTGCGCTTCGCCGCCGAAACGCTGCCCGCCGGGCGTCAGCAGGCCTTCATCGACGGCTTGAAGAATGCGCGCCGCGAGGGCCGGCAGTTTGCCCGCGAGGGCCGCGAAGGGCGTCATGAAGTGTTGCGGCTGCTCGCCGCGCCGCAGTTCGATCGCGCGGCACTGGATGCAGCGCTGGCCCGCACGCGTGAAGCCGACAGCAGCTTGCGCGCGCAAGTGGAAGGCAGTGTGGCGGATTTTGCGGCGACGCTGTCGCCCGAGGAGCGCGTCGCATTCGCCGACAGCCTGAAGCTGCGCGGCCAGTGGCGTGAACCGCAACCGGCCGCCAATGCGAACAAGCCGCCGCAACCGGCCGCGTCGCTGCCAGCCGTGAGTGACGCTTCGGGCGAGTAAAGAATTCTGCGCGGACGCGACGGATTTGATCGTGGCGGCCGTTTAAGAAATATCCAACGCCGAAGAGGACGGTATGGCTATCTCACCGAACATGAATGCCGCGGCAATTGCGCTGAACCGCTTCGGTCTTGGCGCGCGTGCCGACGACACGCCGCCCGCCGACCCGAAGGGCTGGCTGCTCGCACAGTTCGAGCAGTATCAGCCGCGGCCTGCCGCATGGGCGAGCCAGCCCGATTCGGTGGCGCTGTCCACCGAGCTGGTACAGCAGCGCATGCAACTGAACCAGCTGAACCGGCAAAGTCAGCAGAATCAGCAGAACGTCAGCGAAGGCGCGATCGCCAATCGGGCGAATGCGCAGGCAAGCACGCAAACCACGG from Paraburkholderia phytofirmans OLGA172 encodes the following:
- a CDS encoding HAD family hydrolase; protein product: MADFPFDAVLFDCDGVLVDSEPITNRVLTEMLGELGWQLSVEETMRIFVGKAVKDEAALIEARTGFAITTDWLRQFRARRNEALDRELVAIDGAASTVRALYASLNGRIAVASGADRIKVELQLAKAGILDCFEGRIFSGHETPRSKPYPDVYLAAAAGLGVNPQRCAVVEDTVTGATAGVAAGATVFGYCPKELSHSSVTALHGAGAVHVFRDMADLPALLSGWRGVQG
- a CDS encoding cytochrome-c peroxidase yields the protein MTPRRWLRLLVWSAAGMVLALVVVCAYALVYPERMPPAVGSIVEEITGANPHPVHLMSPQNAPLSAVALLGKQIFFDPSLSASGTQSCASCHSPQHSYAPDNAFPVQLGGAHMNQAGYRPPPSLTYLYRQAPFSIGPDQGDTDVPVDMTQLASQAAGVQRAQKTALAAPAAPAMVPQGGLFWDGRADTLQIQAIGPLMNPVEMANATQEDVARKLLQTKYLDQFKQIFGAGIVNNPSLLISEAMFAVGRYQTEDQSFHAFTSKYDYWLEGKARLTHAELHGLQLFNDKDKANCAGCHLSQPSKDGLPPVFTDTQYEALGVPRNPAIPANRDPKFFDMGVCGPFRDDMTKETQYCGMFLTPTLRNVAERKVFFHNGVYHDLKQVMDFYNLRNTAPEKIYPRDASGKVQKYNDLPAQYHANVDVADAPFDRKFGDQPAMTDRDIQDIIAFMKTLSDGYKAAGS
- a CDS encoding phospholipase C, giving the protein MFRRTLLPIPFAAMLALAACGNNSVNSAASARAIAATVSAQDVVATATPIKHVVVIFGENVSFDHYFATYPQASNPVGEPQFTAAAGTPAVNNLSSNNLIAANPNALATSPNTAGRTVGAVTIAGLGLPAADLLPFRLDRSQANTSSQNHAYAAEQLAYNNGAMDSFPLFTASGSTIAGSTGAFATKGQVLGYFDGNTVTALWNYAQNFAMNQNAYTDTYGPSTPGALEVVSGQNNGVVVTGGTSANAIPDSTGGFTLIGDLDPTGDVCTTAAGSTVTAAMSSNNKNIGDLLNAKGLTWGGFMGGFNLTTTNPNGTTGCARSTFSPVLNATKADYVQHHAWFQYYATTANLAHTRPSSAAVIGMTDPLDNTATPVHHQYDTDDFFAAVKAGNYPSVSFLKAPAISDGHPGNSDPIDEQAFVTKVINFLQQQPDWKNSAVIIAYDDSDGWYDHRYKAPTSASFDSARAQSVGGKTVAGSDNLIGAGQCTATGAVRPPGVNGGPVNGRCGPGTRTPFIVVSPWAKVNFVDDTPITQASVVKFIEDNWLAGQRLGNGSFDATAGSIMNMFNFSGSGNNPTVYLDENLGTKLSAPPAS
- a CDS encoding RNA polymerase sigma factor gives rise to the protein MRASHFARAVEPHALSERDPDAELLAGVARQDPAAVRSLVARKLPRLLALATRMLGDRMEAEDVAQEVFVRIWKQASRWREGEAKVDTWVHRVALNLCYDRLRGRREVPHDDMPDEVDPAALPDATLEARAQDERVREALAALPARQREAVVLNYYQEMSNIDAAALMGITVDALESLLARARRNLRAQLAGSGLSKDKS
- a CDS encoding YXWGXW repeat-containing protein, encoding MTSTKPVRLLTSVLAAAITCAAALTAAPAFAQAVIVAPMAPPPPRVEVMPAPRAGYVWDQGRWRWDHGRYVWVPGHWRPVRAGYRWVPGHWVQRGPHWRWVEGHWA
- the cysS gene encoding cysteine--tRNA ligase; its protein translation is MPLVLYDTWSRTLRAFTPIQADHVGLYCCGPTVYDHAHIGNLRTYVFEDVLRRVLTLNGYVVRHIVNITDVGHLVSDADEGEDKMEKGSRRTGESAWVIAERYTDAFMSDWHALNLLEPALWCRATDHIVEQIAFIAELERNGYTYRTADGVYFDTSKQDDYGFLARLNVAGLQAGKRVAQGEKQHATDFALWKFSPPRTTRQMEWDSPWGRGFPGWHIECSAMSAKYLGPWFDIHCGGEDHIAVHHSNEIAQTQARHGTRLANFWMHGHFLTQDAGKMSKSGGDFVRLQTLTDRGIDPLAYRYLCLGAHYRSTLRFNLEALDAAQSALDRLRRAYVQWPEGGMADANSVERFKAEVDQDLNLPRALAVLWDVVRSDLPAPTRRATVDRFDAVLGLRLADWKEDVPAIPADIALLFDEREKARAAKDWNEADRLREQLRVEGWIVEDGLGGRVLRPRDTGK
- a CDS encoding periplasmic heavy metal sensor; translation: MNGRSWKIVLVASLVLNVFLLGAIVGGTYQWFAAHGAMTPVLAQQRTALRFAAETLPAGRQQAFIDGLKNARREGRQFAREGREGRHEVLRLLAAPQFDRAALDAALARTREADSSLRAQVEGSVADFAATLSPEERVAFADSLKLRGQWREPQPAANANKPPQPAASLPAVSDASGE